The genomic DNA GACGGCGGCGGCCCGCGCGACCCGGCCTCCGCGGCCGACCACGTGATCGCGGCCCGGCAACGGGTGCGCGGCGCCCTCGACGCGGTCGGGAGCGACCTCTCGGGCCTGCTGATCGACCTCTGCGGCTTCCTGAAGGGGCTGGAGCGGATCGAGGCGGAGCGGCGCTGGCCGGCCCGGTCCGCCAAGGTCGTGGCCCGCATCGCCCTGGGGCGGCTCGCCGAGCATTACGGTCTGGAGCGGGAGGCGACCGGGCCGGACCGGGCCCGGCTGCGCCTCTGGCGGGGGTGAGGCCGCCCGGGCCGCTCAGGCCTCGGCGGCGAGCCGGACCGCGTCGCGGTGGATGCGCTCCGCCATCGCCCGCACGCCGTTGGAGCGCTTCGACGTGACGTGGGCGCCGAAGCGGAGCTGTCGGAACAGGTCGAGGCCGTCGGTCTCGGCGGCCTCCCGGGGGGTCTTGCCGGTGTAGAGCGCGATCATCAGCGCCACGAAGCCGCGCACGATGAACGAGTCGCTGAAGCCGTGCAGGACGAGGCGCGGCGTGCCGTCCGCCCGCTCCGCGCGCGTGTCGATCCAGACCTGGCTCTCGCAGCCGTGGACGCGGTTCGCCTCGGTCCGCTCCGACTCGGGCATCGGCGGCAGGGCGCGGCCGAGCTCGATCAGGTATTCGAGCCGCATGTCGTCGTCTTCGACGATCTCGAAATTCTCGATGATGGTGTCGATCGGAGGAAGCATGCTCGGCCGGGTCCGGAGAGGTCTGCGCCGCTATAGGCCGGCCGCGCCGCCGTGGCGACGGGGTCCGGCGCCGCGGGCGCTCATTGCGCGCCGGGCCGCGCCGGCGGCAGGGTCAGCCACAGGGGATCGCCCGGGCTGGCATCGCCCGCCACGGTGATCTCCGCCTGCGCCGCGTAGGCGGCGATGAGGCGGGGGCCGAGCTTCGGGACGTTCGGCCGTCCGGACTCGGCCATGTCGCTCACCCCCGAGACGATCGCGAGCCGCAGGGGCGCGCCGGCCTCGATGTCGATGGCGATGGAGCAGGCGACGTGCTCGGCGGTGGCGTCGAGGCACTCGGCCACGATCTCCGCGACGATCATGCCCAGTGCGTTGGCGGTGCGCGGCTCCACGAGGCCGTTCCCGGAGCCGCCGACCTGGACGCCGATCCGCCCGGCGCGCCGGAGCTGCCCGAGCCCCGAGGCGAGGCGGTGCAGGTAGTCCTTGAGGTCGATCGACGCGATGTGCGGCGCCTCGTGCAGGTGCTGCTGCACCAGCGCGATCGCCCGGACCCGCTGGCCCAGCGCCTCGAAGCTGCCGCGGCAGGCGTCCGGGGCCGCCCGCCCGTAGAGGCCGATCAGGCTGACCATCACCTGGAGGTTGTTACGGACCCGGTGATAGACCTCGGCCAGCAGCGCCTCCTTCTCGGCCAGCGCGTGCTCGATATGCTCCTCCGCGTGCTTGCGGTCGGTGATGTCGAAGCAGGAGCCGAGATAGCCCTGGAACCGGCCGTCCTCGACGAGCGGGCGGGCCGTGTCGAGGAGCCAGCGGTACTCGCCGTCGTGCCGCCGCAGGCGGAACTCGACGGTGAACGGCGCCCGCGTCGCGAAGGCCTCGGCGACGATCCGGGCGTGGCGCTCGAAATCCTCGGGATGCAGCCCGCTGCGCCAGCCGAGGCCGAGCTCCGCCTCCAGGGGGCGGCCGGTGAATTCCAGCCAGCACTCGTTGTGGTGGATCGCGTGGCCGGCCTCGTCCGAGCGCCACATCATCAGCGGCACGACGTCGGCGAATCGCTTGAAGCTGTCGCTCAGGGCGGCGGCTTCCGCGGTACCCTGTGCCGGACCCCGACCCGGGTTCCCCGCGGGGCCGTTGCCCGGCGAGTCTTCCGCGCCGGACCCTGGTGGCTCACCGACCATTCTGTACCCGATTCACTCTGACGAACTGCGTGAAAGGCGACGCCTGCGTGCGGATGGCGCCGGTCAACGTGTCGACCGGACGGCCGTTCCGGTCCTGAACCGCCTTCAGATCCGCCAGTCAGCGGGACATTAGCGGCAATACCTTTCGAGCCCGTTCAGCATCCCGCCGTCGTGCGGGCCCGCACAGGTCGAACGACCCGCCGCGTGGCCCGGCCGGCGGACCGGCCACATCCCCCGCGCACAACCTGTAGCCGGTCATGGGATAACCGTAGATCGTGCGTGACGCCTCGTCTCAGTTGTGTCTTTTGGCATCAGACACAACCTTGAGGATACCGTGCTGCCTGCCCCGACCGCGACAAGCGCCGCCCGCCGCGGACGGCGCCCTGTCCGTCACCCCCCTCGGAGCGCCGCCCGCTGGCCGGTGCTCGCCGGCCTCGTCCTCATCGGCCTGTCGGGCAGCGCCGTCGCCCGGCCGTTCTCGGAGCCCGACGACCGGACCCTCGACCGCCACGGCCATTACCGCAGCCGGGACGGGTCCGACGTGCACCGGCCGGCCAAGAGCCTCGACGGCGGGAAGCCCGCGGGGGCCACGGCCAAGTGCCGGGACGGCACGTGGAGCTTCAGCCACACGCATCGCGGCACCTGCTCGCGCCACGGCGGCGTGGCGCACTGGGAGGGCTGAGGCTCCGCGCCCTGCCTTAAATCCTATGACCGCCGCAAAATAGGAATTTACACTTGACACCGGCGCGCTGTCGGGGTATCACCTCGGCACGGTCGAGACGTGTGCGGAGAGACGCCGATGTGGCCACCCCCTCCCGGCCGGGCGGACAGCCGCGCCGAGGCGCTGACGCTCCTGCGGGAGACCGACCTGACGTTCGACGCGATCGGGGACCGCCTCGGCGTCCATCCGAGAACGGTCCGCACCTGGAACGCCCGGGCCGGCTGGCCGAGGCCGCGGCGGTTGCGGCCGCGACTCCTGACGCGGCGCTGGCCGGCGGCGCGCCGCGCCGCCCTGATCCGCC from Methylobacterium radiotolerans JCM 2831 includes the following:
- a CDS encoding SufE family protein, producing MLPPIDTIIENFEIVEDDDMRLEYLIELGRALPPMPESERTEANRVHGCESQVWIDTRAERADGTPRLVLHGFSDSFIVRGFVALMIALYTGKTPREAAETDGLDLFRQLRFGAHVTSKRSNGVRAMAERIHRDAVRLAAEA
- a CDS encoding sensor histidine kinase, translating into MVGEPPGSGAEDSPGNGPAGNPGRGPAQGTAEAAALSDSFKRFADVVPLMMWRSDEAGHAIHHNECWLEFTGRPLEAELGLGWRSGLHPEDFERHARIVAEAFATRAPFTVEFRLRRHDGEYRWLLDTARPLVEDGRFQGYLGSCFDITDRKHAEEHIEHALAEKEALLAEVYHRVRNNLQVMVSLIGLYGRAAPDACRGSFEALGQRVRAIALVQQHLHEAPHIASIDLKDYLHRLASGLGQLRRAGRIGVQVGGSGNGLVEPRTANALGMIVAEIVAECLDATAEHVACSIAIDIEAGAPLRLAIVSGVSDMAESGRPNVPKLGPRLIAAYAAQAEITVAGDASPGDPLWLTLPPARPGAQ
- a CDS encoding DUF3761 domain-containing protein, whose amino-acid sequence is MLAGLVLIGLSGSAVARPFSEPDDRTLDRHGHYRSRDGSDVHRPAKSLDGGKPAGATAKCRDGTWSFSHTHRGTCSRHGGVAHWEG